In Phormidium ambiguum IAM M-71, a single window of DNA contains:
- a CDS encoding Mrp/NBP35 family ATP-binding protein, which translates to MSEVLDVNTILEVLRPVQDPELRKSLVELNMIRNVKVDAGNVSFTLVLTTPACPLREFIVEDCQKAVKKLPGVTDVKVEVTAETPQQKSLPDRTGIAGVKNILAVSSGKGGVGKSTVAVNVAVALAQTGAKVGMIDADIYGPNVPTMLGLTEAKVMVRQTEQGEILEPAFNHGVKMVSMGFLIDKDQPVIWRGPMLNGIIRQFLYQVEWGELDYLIVDMPPGTGDAQLTLAQAVPMAGAVIVTTPQTVALLDSRKGLKMFQQMGVPVLGIVENMSYFIPPDLPDTPNGTLRERQYDIFGSGGGEKTAAELGIPLLGCIPLEIALREGGDRGIPIVAANPDSASAQALKQIAGQIAAKVSVAALA; encoded by the coding sequence ATGTCAGAAGTTCTTGATGTCAACACAATTTTAGAAGTATTGCGACCAGTCCAAGACCCAGAACTCCGCAAAAGTCTGGTGGAATTAAACATGATTCGCAACGTCAAGGTTGATGCTGGCAATGTCAGTTTTACTCTTGTGTTGACGACACCAGCTTGTCCTTTGCGCGAGTTTATAGTTGAAGATTGCCAAAAGGCAGTTAAAAAATTACCTGGGGTAACAGATGTCAAAGTTGAAGTCACCGCAGAAACACCTCAACAAAAATCTTTACCCGATCGCACTGGAATCGCTGGAGTAAAAAATATATTAGCTGTTTCCAGCGGTAAAGGTGGTGTGGGTAAAAGCACCGTCGCCGTAAATGTTGCCGTAGCATTGGCGCAAACAGGGGCGAAAGTGGGAATGATTGATGCCGATATTTATGGCCCGAATGTTCCCACCATGCTGGGACTTACGGAAGCTAAGGTAATGGTACGCCAAACCGAGCAAGGCGAAATTTTGGAACCAGCCTTTAATCATGGCGTAAAGATGGTTTCAATGGGCTTTTTAATTGATAAAGACCAGCCTGTAATTTGGCGTGGCCCGATGCTCAATGGTATTATCCGGCAGTTTCTTTACCAAGTAGAATGGGGCGAACTGGATTATTTAATTGTAGATATGCCTCCGGGAACTGGTGATGCTCAGTTAACATTAGCCCAAGCAGTGCCAATGGCGGGTGCTGTAATTGTGACAACTCCGCAAACTGTGGCGTTGTTGGACTCCCGCAAAGGGTTAAAAATGTTCCAGCAGATGGGAGTGCCAGTTTTAGGCATTGTGGAAAATATGAGTTATTTTATCCCGCCTGATTTACCCGATACGCCTAACGGCACGCTACGCGAACGCCAATATGACATATTTGGCTCTGGCGGCGGCGAAAAAACCGCAGCCGAATTAGGTATACCCTTACTTGGTTGTATACCTTTAGAAATAGCCTTGCGTGAAGGTGGCGATCGCGGTATACCTATTGTGGCCGCTAACCCAGATTCCGCTTCTGCTCAAGCATTAAAGCAAATTGCTGGACAAATAGCTGCTAAAGTGTCCGTTGCTGCCTTAGCTTAG